The following is a genomic window from Candidatus Neomarinimicrobiota bacterium.
AGTGGCTGTCTGGTCGGGTGATACCAACGACCAGACGAGTGATTTCACCTGATCCAGGGGTCGGGTGGGTTGCATGAACCCAGAAAGGAGAGAAAAGTATGATCACCTGCTTCATGTTCGGAAAGTATACCTCCGAGTCCATGAAGGAGATAAGTGCTGATCGGACCAAGAAAGTTGTGATCCTTATCAATGAGTTGGGCGGGAAGGTCACTTCTATGTACGCGCTGCTGGGAGAACGGGACCTGGTCTTCGTCGTGGACTTCCCTGACATCAATCATGCCATCAAGGCCTCCGTCGCTATGACCAATTTGACCGGCATACCCTTCTCTACCTCACCGGCGGTCACCGTGGAGGAATTCGATGCCATGTTGGCTGAGTTGTAGCTGAGACCTAATCAAATATCTCACTTTCCGATCCTCAACTTCTAGAGGTAGCAGACAGCTACACTCTGCCGCGAGGAACGCCGTAGCAACTTCGCCTCGTCGAAGGGGAATTATGCCCTAACATGTCCTGGTCGGTTATCAAGTCCATCATCTGGGCTATCATTCACGGTATTCTCTCGT
Proteins encoded in this region:
- a CDS encoding GYD domain-containing protein is translated as MITCFMFGKYTSESMKEISADRTKKVVILINELGGKVTSMYALLGERDLVFVVDFPDINHAIKASVAMTNLTGIPFSTSPAVTVEEFDAMLAEL